A region from the Volucribacter amazonae genome encodes:
- a CDS encoding SEL1-like repeat protein → MKKRELLANDLTKQLNYIVLIIAVILFNVITIKANANDIEQLQQQADQGDAVAQYHLGIIYARGQGVKQDYLKAKKYWQKAAQQGDIDALYNLGVMYDRGHGVKQDFSTAVEYWEQAAKQGNVSAQFNLGNMYSAGRGVNQNYEKAVEYWQQAAQQGNIFAQNNLGNIYFQGKNIKQNNDKAIQYWQLAAEQGHINALYNLGAMYANGRVVKQDYIKAVEYYEQAAQRGYAEAQFNLGAMYFQGQGVKQDYQKAIEYWLQAAEQGMAKAQHNIGLIYDEGKIVEQDYTKAIIWYQKAASQGNLSAKNNLGIMYEYGRGVKQDYQKAIEYFEQAAQQGDMQANNNLAMMYVKGKGVNKDIYQAQNLFKKSCDNGNQQGCDKYRELKSNN, encoded by the coding sequence ATGAAAAAGCGTGAATTATTAGCAAATGATTTAACAAAACAGTTAAATTATATTGTTCTCATTATTGCAGTTATTTTATTTAATGTTATTACCATAAAGGCTAATGCAAATGATATTGAACAATTACAACAACAGGCAGATCAAGGAGATGCAGTGGCACAATATCATTTAGGGATAATCTATGCTAGAGGGCAAGGAGTAAAACAAGATTACCTCAAAGCAAAAAAATATTGGCAAAAAGCAGCACAACAAGGGGATATTGATGCTTTGTATAATTTAGGCGTGATGTACGATAGAGGACATGGTGTTAAGCAAGATTTTTCCACAGCAGTTGAATACTGGGAGCAAGCAGCCAAACAGGGCAATGTTTCTGCTCAGTTTAATTTAGGCAATATGTATTCGGCTGGGCGTGGAGTAAATCAAAATTATGAGAAAGCTGTAGAATATTGGCAGCAGGCGGCTCAACAGGGCAATATCTTTGCTCAAAATAATTTAGGTAATATTTATTTTCAGGGTAAAAATATCAAACAAAATAATGATAAAGCAATACAATATTGGCAATTGGCTGCAGAGCAGGGGCATATCAATGCACTTTATAATTTAGGTGCGATGTATGCAAATGGACGAGTGGTAAAGCAAGATTATATAAAAGCGGTAGAATATTATGAGCAAGCGGCTCAACGAGGTTATGCTGAAGCACAATTTAATTTAGGAGCGATGTACTTTCAAGGACAAGGTGTAAAGCAAGATTACCAGAAAGCCATAGAATATTGGCTACAGGCTGCAGAACAAGGTATGGCAAAAGCACAACATAACATAGGGTTAATCTATGACGAAGGGAAAATAGTAGAACAAGATTACACTAAAGCGATAATATGGTATCAAAAGGCGGCGAGTCAAGGTAATTTATCAGCTAAAAATAATTTAGGTATAATGTATGAGTATGGAAGAGGTGTAAAACAAGATTATCAAAAAGCGATAGAATATTTTGAACAAGCCGCTCAACAAGGAGATATGCAAGCAAATAATAATTTAGCAATGATGTACGTTAAGGGAAAAGGGGTTAACAAAGATATTTATCAGGCTCAAAATTTATTTAAAAAGTCTTGTGATAATGGTAATCAACAAGGCTGTGATAAATATAGAGAATTAAAAAGCAATAATTAG
- a CDS encoding tetratricopeptide repeat protein: protein MKKIKLLSNRFNLILITLLGLIMFPAKANIIEQLHQQAEQGMAEAQHNLGVIYGNGLGVKKDEVKAKYWYSKAAEQGIVESQYNLAVMYYNGEGVRQDYTQAAQLFRQVAEQGQADAQYNLGLMYVKGQGVKQDYVQAVQWYRKAVEQNHALAQFNLGLMYGDGLGVEQDYTKAVQWYKKAADQGLAEAQHNLANMYYNGQGVRQDYTQAVQWFRKAAEQGYIASQNNLGVMYADGQGVKQDYFQAIKWYRQAVEQGDAAAQYNLGMMYAKGLGVQQDYVQAVQWYRKAAEQNYALAQFNLGLMYGDGRGVEQDYTKAVQWFRKAAEQGYTASQNNLGVMYADGKGVKQDYIQAVQWYKKAAEQGDADAQYNLGMMYAKGQGVQQDYVQAVQWHRKAAEQGHAEAQVSLGFMYEKGQGVKQDYTQAVQWYRKAAEQGNAVAQYYLGCMYDKGQGVKQDYTQAVYWYKKSAEQNNALAQNNLGFMYDKGKGVKQDYNQAVQWYKKAAEQGLAKAQNNLAIVYYSGQGVKQDYTQGIQWFRQAAEQGDAEAQYNLGIIYAKGLGVKQDYVQAAQWFGKACEQDNELGCENYRKLNNH from the coding sequence ATGAAAAAAATCAAATTATTATCCAATCGTTTTAATTTAATTCTCATTACTCTGTTAGGGCTTATTATGTTTCCTGCCAAAGCAAATATTATTGAGCAATTACACCAACAAGCCGAACAAGGAATGGCGGAGGCACAACATAATTTAGGCGTAATATATGGAAATGGTCTAGGCGTAAAAAAGGATGAGGTTAAAGCTAAATATTGGTATAGCAAAGCAGCGGAACAAGGTATCGTTGAGTCTCAATATAATCTAGCAGTCATGTATTACAATGGAGAAGGCGTAAGGCAAGATTATACTCAAGCAGCCCAATTGTTTCGCCAAGTCGCGGAGCAGGGTCAAGCTGATGCACAATATAATTTAGGGCTTATGTATGTTAAAGGACAGGGCGTAAAACAGGATTACGTCCAAGCAGTGCAGTGGTATCGCAAAGCGGTGGAGCAAAATCACGCCTTAGCACAATTTAATTTAGGTTTAATGTATGGTGATGGACTAGGAGTAGAGCAAGATTATACGAAAGCGGTGCAATGGTATAAGAAAGCGGCAGATCAAGGTTTAGCGGAAGCTCAACATAATTTAGCAAACATGTACTACAATGGGCAAGGTGTAAGGCAAGATTATACTCAAGCGGTTCAATGGTTTCGTAAGGCTGCTGAGCAAGGCTATATTGCATCACAAAATAATTTGGGGGTGATGTATGCCGATGGGCAAGGAGTAAAACAGGATTATTTTCAAGCAATAAAATGGTATCGCCAAGCAGTGGAACAAGGTGATGCCGCGGCACAATATAATTTAGGAATGATGTATGCTAAAGGGTTAGGGGTACAACAGGATTACGTTCAAGCAGTGCAGTGGTATCGTAAAGCAGCGGAGCAAAATTACGCCTTAGCACAATTTAATTTAGGTTTAATGTATGGTGATGGACGAGGAGTAGAACAAGATTATACGAAAGCGGTGCAATGGTTTCGTAAGGCTGCTGAGCAAGGCTATACTGCATCACAAAATAATTTGGGGGTGATGTATGCCGATGGGAAAGGGGTAAAGCAAGATTATATTCAAGCAGTGCAATGGTATAAAAAAGCGGCGGAACAAGGTGATGCCGATGCACAATATAATTTAGGAATGATGTATGCTAAAGGGCAAGGAGTACAACAGGATTACGTTCAAGCAGTGCAGTGGCATCGTAAAGCAGCGGAGCAAGGTCATGCAGAAGCCCAAGTTAGTTTAGGGTTTATGTATGAAAAAGGACAAGGAGTAAAACAAGATTATACTCAAGCAGTGCAATGGTATAGAAAAGCAGCGGAACAAGGTAATGCTGTTGCACAATATTATTTAGGGTGTATGTATGACAAAGGACAAGGGGTAAAACAAGATTATACCCAAGCAGTGTATTGGTATAAAAAATCGGCGGAACAAAATAATGCCTTAGCCCAAAATAATTTAGGGTTTATGTATGACAAAGGAAAAGGGGTAAAACAAGATTATAATCAAGCAGTGCAATGGTATAAAAAAGCAGCGGAACAAGGTTTAGCGAAAGCTCAGAATAATTTAGCAATCGTATACTACAGTGGACAAGGTGTAAAGCAAGATTATACTCAAGGGATACAATGGTTTCGTCAAGCAGCTGAACAGGGTGATGCTGAGGCACAATATAATTTAGGGATTATATATGCTAAAGGATTGGGCGTAAAACAAGATTATGTTCAAGCTGCACAATGGTTTGGTAAGGCTTGTGAGCAGGATAATGAATTAGGTTGTGAGAATTATAGAAAGTTGAATAATCATTAA